One genomic segment of Nocardioides cavernaquae includes these proteins:
- a CDS encoding glycosyltransferase family 4 protein yields MPRTSAEVLEFSTTRIDGLRVLVVAESFLPQINGVTNSVRRVLEHLSAEGHHAELVAPTGPDFYAGFRVNIARGARLPFYKDFRIGLETRRRLRRVMIAFQPDVVHIASPATLGYQAARAAEELDIPTVAIYQTDMVGFAERYDIPGGAKAMAALTRRIHTSVDRTLAPSTASLRQLEDLGIPGLGRWGRGVDTVTFHPSRRSESLRARLAPHGEKLVGYIGRLAPEKELELLTHLHGMDGVKLVLVGGGPSEPELRRLLPDAAFLGVLHAEELGEAYASLDVFVHTGRHETFGQAVQEALAAGVPAVAPNQGGPVDVIDRGAGFLYAPGDGEDLKSYVEMLVRNEPLRAQMAATARRSVENRSWYAVNEILVGHYRAVIAERRGMSLRRAS; encoded by the coding sequence ATGCCCCGCACCAGTGCAGAGGTCCTCGAGTTCAGCACCACCCGTATCGACGGCCTCCGGGTCCTGGTCGTCGCCGAGTCGTTCCTGCCCCAGATCAACGGCGTCACCAATTCCGTACGCCGCGTGCTCGAGCACCTCTCCGCCGAAGGTCACCACGCCGAGCTGGTCGCTCCGACCGGACCTGACTTCTACGCAGGCTTCCGCGTGAACATCGCCCGCGGTGCCCGCCTGCCGTTCTACAAGGACTTCCGCATCGGTCTCGAGACCCGCCGCCGCCTGCGCCGCGTGATGATCGCCTTCCAGCCCGACGTCGTCCACATCGCCTCTCCGGCCACGCTCGGCTACCAGGCGGCGCGTGCCGCCGAGGAGCTCGACATCCCGACCGTGGCGATCTACCAGACCGACATGGTCGGTTTCGCGGAGCGCTATGACATCCCGGGTGGCGCCAAGGCCATGGCTGCGCTGACCCGTCGGATCCACACCTCGGTCGACCGCACCCTTGCGCCCTCGACGGCCAGCCTCCGTCAGCTCGAGGACCTGGGCATCCCCGGCCTGGGTCGCTGGGGGCGTGGTGTCGACACGGTCACGTTCCACCCCTCGCGCCGCTCCGAGTCGTTGCGGGCGCGTCTTGCTCCCCACGGCGAGAAGCTGGTCGGCTACATCGGCCGGCTCGCTCCCGAGAAGGAGCTCGAGCTCCTCACGCACCTCCACGGCATGGACGGCGTGAAGCTGGTCCTGGTCGGCGGCGGTCCCTCGGAGCCCGAGCTGCGCCGCCTCCTCCCGGACGCCGCCTTCCTCGGTGTGCTGCACGCCGAGGAGCTGGGGGAGGCCTACGCGAGCCTCGACGTCTTCGTCCACACCGGCCGCCACGAGACCTTCGGTCAGGCCGTCCAGGAGGCGCTCGCTGCCGGTGTGCCTGCAGTCGCGCCCAACCAGGGCGGCCCGGTCGACGTGATCGACCGCGGCGCCGGCTTCCTCTACGCGCCCGGCGACGGCGAGGACCTGAAGTCCTACGTCGAGATGCTGGTGCGCAACGAGCCGCTCCGCGCGCAGATGGCGGCCACCGCACGCCGCAGCGTCGAGAACCGCTCCTGGTACGCCGTCAACGAGATCCTCGTGGGCCACTACCGCGCGGTCATCGCCGAGCGTCGCGGCATGTCGCTGCGCCGCGCCTCCTGA
- a CDS encoding SRPBCC family protein: MTREMTVAGSIWIDVTPEAAYDAVGDVTQMGRWSPENTGARIVRAPGAAGAADPAYVGMHFVGSNKRGPARWQTRCTVTAAERGRRFAFDVDRYGLAPLLLPVSVASWAYDFAPQDGGTLVTETWRDGRTRWPDLSVRLFDPLATRRASFAEFQRGNIARTLKNLKRELERA; encoded by the coding sequence ATGACGCGTGAGATGACGGTCGCTGGCTCGATCTGGATCGACGTGACCCCCGAGGCGGCCTACGACGCCGTCGGCGACGTCACCCAGATGGGTCGCTGGAGCCCGGAGAACACCGGTGCCCGGATCGTGCGGGCGCCTGGTGCAGCCGGGGCTGCCGACCCGGCGTACGTCGGGATGCACTTCGTGGGCAGCAACAAGCGCGGCCCGGCGCGGTGGCAGACCCGTTGCACGGTGACCGCGGCCGAGCGTGGGCGCCGCTTCGCCTTCGACGTGGACCGCTACGGGCTGGCGCCGTTGCTGCTGCCGGTCTCCGTCGCCTCCTGGGCGTATGACTTCGCGCCGCAGGACGGCGGGACGCTGGTGACGGAGACCTGGCGCGACGGTCGCACCCGCTGGCCCGACCTCAGCGTCCGGCTCTTCGACCCGCTCGCCACCCGTCGCGCGAGCTTCGCGGAGTTCCAGCGGGGCAACATCGCACGGACCCTGAAGAACCTGAAGCGGGAGCTCGAGCGCGCCTGA
- a CDS encoding AAA family ATPase → MSAEVGAHSTAAPAITPDELTQAGEILAAIEASFSARVVGQERLRTALLVALLAEGHILLESVPGLAKTLAASTLATSVNAEFSRIQCTPDLLPSDIIGTQVYDPRNHTFETQLGPVHANFVLLDEINRASAKTQSAMLEAMQESQTSIAGVVHRLPVPFMVLATQNPIEEEGTYVLPRAQMDRFLLKEVIDYPSIDQEVLVLDRIENGTLGRDTHAKAVVGHDHVSYLHSLTHRVYVDPAVKRYVASLVAATRDNALPQELRAYVDMGASPRATVAFFQAARALALLNGRNHVIPEDVRALRHGVLRHRVHLSFEALAERVRVEDVIDSVVKTVPSP, encoded by the coding sequence GTGTCCGCTGAAGTCGGTGCCCACTCCACTGCTGCACCTGCCATCACGCCCGACGAGCTGACGCAGGCAGGGGAGATCCTCGCCGCGATCGAGGCATCCTTCTCCGCCCGGGTGGTCGGCCAGGAGCGGCTCCGCACGGCGCTGCTCGTGGCGCTTCTCGCAGAGGGCCACATCCTGCTCGAGAGCGTGCCCGGCCTGGCCAAGACGCTCGCGGCGAGCACGCTCGCGACCAGCGTCAACGCGGAGTTCTCGCGGATCCAGTGCACGCCCGACCTGCTGCCCAGCGACATCATCGGCACCCAGGTCTACGACCCGCGCAACCACACCTTCGAGACCCAGCTCGGTCCGGTGCACGCCAACTTCGTGCTCCTCGACGAGATCAACCGTGCCAGCGCGAAGACCCAGTCCGCGATGCTCGAGGCGATGCAGGAGTCGCAGACCTCGATCGCCGGCGTCGTCCACCGCCTGCCGGTGCCGTTCATGGTGCTGGCCACGCAGAACCCGATCGAGGAGGAGGGCACCTACGTCCTCCCGCGCGCGCAGATGGACCGGTTCCTGCTGAAGGAGGTCATCGACTACCCGTCGATCGACCAGGAGGTGCTGGTCCTCGACCGCATCGAGAACGGCACCCTCGGCCGCGACACGCACGCGAAGGCCGTCGTCGGCCACGACCACGTGAGCTACCTCCACTCGCTGACGCACCGCGTCTACGTCGACCCGGCGGTGAAGCGCTACGTCGCCTCGCTGGTCGCGGCGACCCGCGACAACGCACTCCCGCAGGAGCTTCGCGCGTACGTCGACATGGGCGCCAGCCCGCGAGCAACGGTCGCGTTCTTCCAGGCTGCCCGGGCCCTCGCCCTGCTCAACGGCCGCAACCACGTGATCCCCGAGGACGTGCGTGCCCTGCGCCACGGCGTACTCCGTCACCGCGTGCACCTCTCCTTCGAGGCGCTCGCCGAGCGGGTGCGCGTCGAGGACGTCATCGACTCCGTGGTCAAGACCGTCCCGTCCCCTTGA